The Vibrio echinoideorum genome includes a region encoding these proteins:
- a CDS encoding DMT family transporter: protein MSNITVGILLLIAGNLFASFSDVAVKLLNGEVPPLQYIFFRQLISLLIITPLWLQQKKEQRRLQQAKVTFIRGQLILIGSGCMVVAITHLSLATANAVFYIAPLLMLPLSMFLLKEQPALGKVVATTIGFIGALIVLRPSQFHWAALFALGTALTLALFNVLVRKLPSEQTVVTTLWWTTFCSIPASLVLCLVYWQPVSMDNLGYIALSATLILSYNGLAVAAYQKAHSSQIALAEYSGLVFVAIIGAVWFDEIPDTLTFIGIMLIILPLAPFKRPKKRANH from the coding sequence ATGTCAAACATCACTGTCGGTATTTTATTGCTGATCGCGGGGAATCTGTTTGCCTCTTTTTCGGACGTAGCGGTAAAGCTACTGAATGGCGAAGTGCCACCTCTTCAGTATATTTTTTTTCGACAGTTGATATCTCTGCTCATCATCACCCCTTTGTGGCTACAGCAGAAAAAAGAACAACGGCGCTTACAACAAGCTAAAGTGACCTTTATTCGAGGACAACTGATCCTAATCGGCAGCGGATGTATGGTCGTTGCGATCACTCACTTGTCTTTGGCGACCGCCAATGCGGTGTTTTATATCGCCCCTCTACTGATGCTACCGCTCTCAATGTTTCTACTGAAGGAGCAACCGGCACTCGGTAAGGTTGTCGCGACAACCATAGGCTTCATTGGTGCGCTGATTGTATTAAGGCCTTCGCAATTTCACTGGGCAGCACTGTTTGCATTAGGCACAGCACTTACCCTAGCGCTATTTAATGTCTTAGTAAGAAAGCTTCCCAGTGAACAAACTGTCGTCACTACGCTGTGGTGGACAACGTTTTGTTCAATACCTGCTTCATTGGTACTTTGCCTCGTATACTGGCAACCCGTGTCTATGGACAATTTGGGATACATCGCACTGAGTGCAACACTCATATTAAGCTATAACGGCCTTGCGGTTGCGGCCTATCAGAAAGCACACTCAAGCCAAATAGCATTGGCAGAATATTCGGGGCTAGTTTTTGTCGCGATTATTGGTGCGGTATGGTTCGATGAGATTCCAGATACGTTAACCTTTATCGGAATTATGTTGATTATTTTGCCGCTCGCCCCTTTCAAGCGACCAAAAAAAAGAGCTAATCATTAG
- the secY gene encoding preprotein translocase subunit SecY has product MAKKPGQDFRSAQSGLSELKSRLLFVIGALLVFRAGSFVPIPGIDAAVLADLFDQQKGTIVEMFNMFSGGALERASILALGIMPYISASIVVQLLTVVHPALAELKKEGEAGRRKISQYTRYGTLVLATFQAIGIATGLPNMVDNLVVINQTMFTLIATVSLVTGTMFLMWLGEQITERGIGNGISILIFAGIVAGLPSAIGQTIEQARQGELHVLLLLFIAVLSFAVIYFVVFMERGQRRIVVNYAKRQQGRKVFAAQSSHLPLKINMAGVIPAIFASSIILFPGTLAQWFGQNGESSAFGWLTDVSLALSPGQPLYVMLYAAAIIFFCFFYTALVFNPRETADNLKKSGAFVPGIRPGEQTAKYIDKVMTRLTLAGALYITFICLIPEFMMVAWNVRFYFGGTSLLIVVVVIMDFMAQVQTHLMSQQYDSVLKKANLKGYGR; this is encoded by the coding sequence ATGGCTAAGAAACCAGGACAAGATTTTCGTAGTGCTCAGAGCGGCTTAAGTGAACTAAAGTCGCGCTTATTATTCGTAATTGGTGCACTTTTAGTATTCCGAGCCGGCTCTTTTGTGCCGATCCCTGGTATTGACGCAGCTGTACTTGCCGATTTGTTCGATCAGCAAAAAGGTACCATCGTAGAAATGTTTAACATGTTCTCCGGTGGTGCTCTTGAGCGTGCATCTATATTAGCATTGGGTATCATGCCGTACATTTCGGCATCGATCGTAGTCCAATTGTTAACTGTAGTTCATCCAGCGTTAGCAGAACTCAAGAAAGAGGGTGAAGCAGGCCGTCGTAAGATAAGCCAATATACACGCTACGGCACGCTTGTACTTGCAACATTCCAAGCTATTGGTATCGCAACAGGCTTACCAAACATGGTCGACAATCTGGTTGTTATCAACCAAACCATGTTTACGCTTATTGCTACCGTGAGTTTAGTAACTGGTACCATGTTTTTGATGTGGTTAGGTGAACAGATCACTGAGCGAGGAATCGGTAATGGTATTTCCATTCTGATATTTGCAGGTATTGTTGCTGGATTGCCTTCTGCAATCGGTCAAACAATCGAGCAAGCGCGTCAAGGTGAATTGCATGTGCTTCTTCTGTTGTTTATCGCGGTATTGTCTTTTGCTGTAATTTACTTCGTAGTTTTCATGGAGCGTGGTCAACGTCGTATCGTCGTTAACTATGCGAAGCGTCAACAAGGTCGTAAAGTTTTTGCAGCACAAAGCTCTCATTTGCCACTTAAGATTAATATGGCAGGTGTTATTCCAGCGATTTTTGCATCAAGTATTATTTTGTTCCCAGGAACATTAGCGCAGTGGTTTGGTCAAAATGGTGAAAGCAGCGCGTTCGGTTGGTTAACTGACGTGTCATTAGCTCTTAGCCCAGGTCAGCCTCTGTATGTAATGCTTTATGCAGCAGCTATAATCTTCTTCTGTTTCTTCTATACAGCGTTGGTGTTTAACCCACGTGAAACAGCTGATAACTTGAAGAAGTCTGGTGCATTCGTACCCGGTATCCGCCCAGGTGAGCAGACAGCGAAATATATCGATAAAGTGATGACTAGACTAACCCTTGCGGGCGCTCTATACATTACTTTTATATGTCTGATTCCTGAATTCATGATGGTCGCGTGGAACGTTCGTTTCTACTTTGGCGGCACATCACTACTAATCGTAGTGGTTGTTATCATGGATTTTATGGCACAGGTACAGACTCATCTGATGTCACAACAGTATGATTCTGTGTTAAAGAAAGCGAATCTGAAAGGTTACGGCCGTTAA
- a CDS encoding LysM-like peptidoglycan-binding domain-containing protein → MNRRQKKKQKVDHLAEFKDRLNQVKEKLGSIDIKKMKTSTTQTWGSLPKLHQRLLMVISPIVLILLFVPLPEPKVDAAPTTSRVELEINTVGLSEQQNAKSSSSEPSKNNWQEYLVKQGDTLAQVFRNNDLPLSDLNALVRIEGSDKPLSQIRKGQLVRFKLAETGQLDILQLEKGDTSVMFFRLSDGGFGRSK, encoded by the coding sequence ATGAATCGTCGTCAAAAGAAAAAACAGAAAGTAGACCACTTAGCAGAGTTCAAGGATCGACTGAATCAGGTCAAAGAGAAATTAGGTTCGATCGATATAAAGAAAATGAAAACCTCAACAACACAAACTTGGGGATCATTACCGAAATTACACCAACGACTATTGATGGTGATTTCGCCGATCGTATTAATCTTACTTTTTGTGCCGCTACCAGAACCTAAAGTAGACGCAGCTCCAACAACATCGCGCGTCGAGCTTGAGATAAACACCGTTGGCTTAAGCGAACAGCAAAATGCCAAGAGCAGTTCATCAGAACCGAGCAAAAACAATTGGCAGGAGTACCTGGTTAAACAGGGTGATACGTTGGCGCAGGTTTTTCGAAACAACGATTTACCGTTGTCTGACCTGAATGCCTTAGTGCGTATTGAAGGTTCTGATAAGCCGTTAAGTCAGATCCGAAAAGGTCAGCTAGTTCGCTTTAAACTTGCCGAAACCGGTCAATTGGATATTCTTCAGCTAGAAAAAGGCGATACTTCGGTGATGTTTTTCCGTTTATCTGATGGTGGCTTTGGTCGCAGTAAATAA
- the rpmJ gene encoding 50S ribosomal protein L36 yields MKVRASVKKICRNCKVIKRNGVVRVICSEPKHKQRQG; encoded by the coding sequence ATGAAAGTTCGTGCTTCCGTTAAAAAAATCTGCCGTAACTGTAAAGTTATCAAGCGTAACGGTGTCGTTCGCGTGATTTGCAGTGAGCCAAAGCATAAGCAACGCCAAGGCTAA
- a CDS encoding GNAT family N-acetyltransferase encodes MITWHSIPFSELSTQQLYQLLRLRVDVFVVEQTCPYPELDGKDTLAGVHHLLGYANEELVACARLLPPGASYDNTSIGRVATKQSARGNGLGHQLITEALMRCETLWPKTTIDIGAQQHLEHFYANHGFKTISEMYLEDDIPHVDMRLEK; translated from the coding sequence ATGATCACTTGGCACTCAATTCCTTTCTCTGAACTTTCAACACAACAGCTTTATCAACTACTTAGATTACGAGTTGATGTATTTGTGGTTGAGCAAACTTGCCCCTATCCAGAGCTCGACGGTAAAGATACACTCGCAGGTGTCCATCACTTACTTGGCTACGCCAATGAAGAGTTAGTGGCATGTGCACGTTTATTACCACCAGGCGCCAGTTACGACAATACAAGCATTGGCCGAGTTGCGACTAAACAATCTGCAAGAGGTAATGGTTTAGGGCATCAGCTAATAACAGAAGCATTGATGCGCTGTGAGACTCTTTGGCCTAAGACGACCATCGATATAGGAGCACAACAGCATCTTGAACACTTCTATGCGAACCACGGGTTCAAAACTATCTCAGAGATGTATCTGGAAGATGATATTCCCCATGTAGATATGAGATTAGAAAAGTAA
- a CDS encoding DUF2780 domain-containing protein: MKKILITMLSSLAVVSCASTSDSEQTSSSSDTNYSQLSQTALMAAVNMWSQQNETTPLADTVADQASVTSDQAIGGIGSMLALAQNSLGSADNKELASLIPGMSSLESTGLSSVLSSQGAVESAFSGLGMDSSMITTFAPIILQTLQSQGATSGLMDSLAAIWQ; this comes from the coding sequence ATGAAGAAAATACTCATCACTATGCTCAGCAGCCTTGCTGTAGTCTCTTGCGCTAGCACGAGCGATTCTGAACAAACCAGTTCATCATCAGATACCAACTATTCCCAATTATCACAAACTGCACTAATGGCAGCGGTGAATATGTGGTCTCAACAAAATGAAACAACACCTCTTGCTGATACCGTTGCTGACCAAGCGTCTGTAACAAGCGATCAAGCTATCGGCGGAATTGGTTCCATGTTGGCGCTTGCACAAAACTCACTTGGCTCTGCTGACAATAAAGAACTTGCGTCGCTTATCCCTGGAATGTCTTCACTTGAATCTACTGGCTTATCATCAGTTCTAAGCTCACAAGGTGCTGTAGAAAGCGCTTTTTCAGGTTTAGGAATGGATTCGTCAATGATTACAACATTCGCACCAATCATTCTTCAAACACTTCAATCTCAAGGTGCAACCAGCGGATTGATGGATTCACTTGCAGCTATTTGGCAGTAG
- a CDS encoding Crp/Fnr family transcriptional regulator, which yields MHTSFIEQLQSFDFSQSQIESLLAVAKPLELPTRHILINQGEMASSIYFVLEGLCHACYLTDDGKQYSKEFYWEQDWIIGFESLIKNQASPYLLETLTPITLLELPMNAVIEWRASNNLLYLKLLETQLMHKENKERFMLLYTPEQRYQLFCEHYPDLEQRLNDNQIAAYLGITAISLSRIKGRINNS from the coding sequence ATGCACACCTCTTTTATCGAACAACTACAAAGCTTCGACTTCTCTCAAAGTCAGATTGAATCTCTATTAGCCGTCGCGAAACCGCTTGAACTGCCAACAAGACATATCCTCATCAATCAAGGAGAAATGGCGAGCTCAATCTACTTTGTACTTGAAGGCTTGTGCCATGCTTGCTACCTCACAGACGACGGTAAGCAATACAGCAAAGAGTTCTATTGGGAGCAAGACTGGATCATCGGCTTTGAGAGTTTGATAAAGAACCAAGCGTCCCCTTACCTACTAGAAACACTCACACCAATAACACTGTTAGAGCTACCAATGAACGCCGTTATCGAATGGCGCGCATCAAACAACCTTTTGTATTTAAAGTTGTTAGAAACTCAGCTAATGCATAAAGAAAACAAAGAACGCTTTATGCTGCTCTATACCCCAGAGCAACGTTACCAACTGTTCTGTGAACACTACCCCGATCTTGAGCAGCGCTTGAACGACAACCAAATTGCGGCTTACCTAGGTATAACCGCGATCAGTCTGAGCAGAATTAAAGGTCGAATTAACAATAGTTAA
- a CDS encoding DNA-directed RNA polymerase subunit alpha, translated as MQGSVTEFLKPRLVDIEQINTTHAKVTLEPLERGFGHTLGNALRRILLSSMPGCAVTEVEIEGVLHEYSTKEGVQEDILEILLNLKGLAVRVAEGKDEVFITLNKSGSGPVVAGDITHDGDVEIANPEHVICHLTDDNAEIAMRIKVERGRGYVPASARIHTEEDERPIGRLLVDATYSPVDKIAYAVEAARVEQRTDLDKLVIDMETNGTLEPEEAIRRAATILAEQLDAFVDLRDVRVPEEKEEKPEFDPILLRPVDDLELTVRSANCLKAEAIHYIGDLVQRTEVELLKTPNLGKKSLTEIKDVLASRGLSLGMRLENWPPASIAED; from the coding sequence ATGCAGGGTTCTGTAACAGAATTTCTTAAGCCGCGTCTTGTTGACATTGAACAGATCAATACGACACACGCGAAAGTAACTCTTGAGCCATTAGAGCGCGGTTTCGGCCACACTCTAGGTAATGCTCTTCGCCGCATTCTTCTATCTTCTATGCCGGGTTGTGCCGTAACAGAAGTTGAAATCGAAGGTGTGCTACACGAATACAGTACTAAAGAAGGCGTTCAGGAAGATATCCTAGAAATCCTTCTAAACCTTAAAGGTTTGGCTGTACGCGTTGCTGAAGGCAAAGATGAAGTGTTTATAACACTGAACAAATCAGGCTCAGGCCCTGTTGTTGCAGGTGACATCACCCACGATGGTGATGTAGAGATCGCTAACCCTGAGCACGTTATTTGTCACCTAACGGATGACAACGCTGAGATCGCTATGCGTATCAAAGTTGAACGTGGTCGTGGTTACGTTCCAGCTTCAGCTCGTATCCATACTGAAGAAGATGAGCGTCCAATCGGTCGTCTACTTGTTGACGCTACTTACAGCCCGGTCGATAAAATCGCCTACGCTGTAGAAGCGGCACGTGTAGAACAACGTACTGACTTAGACAAGCTTGTTATCGATATGGAAACGAACGGTACTCTTGAACCTGAGGAAGCAATCCGTCGTGCAGCTACTATTTTAGCTGAACAACTGGATGCGTTCGTAGATCTTCGTGATGTACGTGTACCTGAGGAGAAGGAAGAGAAGCCAGAATTCGATCCTATCCTACTGCGTCCTGTAGACGATCTTGAACTAACAGTTCGCTCTGCTAACTGTTTGAAAGCAGAAGCGATTCACTACATCGGTGATCTTGTACAGCGCACTGAGGTTGAGCTACTTAAAACGCCAAACCTTGGTAAGAAATCTCTTACAGAGATTAAAGATGTGCTTGCTTCACGTGGTCTTTCTCTAGGCATGCGCCTAGAAAACTGGCCACCAGCGTCAATCGCTGAAGATTAA
- the rplO gene encoding 50S ribosomal protein L15 codes for MRLNTLSPAAGSKPSKKRVGRGIGSGLGKTGGRGHKGQKSRSGGSVRPGFEGGQMPLKQRLPKFGFTSRKSLVSAEVRLAELAKVTGDVVDLNSLKAANVITKNIEFVKIVLSGDLSKAVTVKGLRVTKGAKAAIEAAGGKIEE; via the coding sequence ATGCGTTTGAATACTCTATCACCGGCTGCTGGCTCTAAACCTTCTAAGAAGCGTGTAGGTCGTGGTATCGGTTCTGGCCTTGGTAAAACAGGTGGCCGCGGTCACAAAGGTCAAAAGTCACGTTCTGGCGGCTCTGTTCGTCCAGGTTTTGAAGGCGGTCAAATGCCTCTAAAACAACGTCTACCTAAATTCGGTTTCACTTCTCGTAAGAGCCTAGTGTCTGCTGAAGTTCGTCTAGCTGAGCTAGCGAAAGTAACAGGTGACGTAGTTGATCTTAACAGCCTTAAAGCTGCTAACGTTATCACTAAGAACATCGAGTTTGTTAAGATCGTTCTTTCTGGTGACCTAAGCAAAGCTGTGACTGTTAAAGGTCTACGCGTGACTAAAGGCGCTAAAGCTGCAATCGAAGCTGCAGGCGGTAAAATCGAGGAATAA
- the rpsD gene encoding 30S ribosomal protein S4, which yields MARYLGPKLKLSRREGTDLFLKSGVRAIDTKCKIDNAPGVHGARRGRLSEYGVQLREKQKVRRIYGVLEKQFRNYYKEAARLKGNTGANLLQLLEGRLDNVVYRMGFGATRAESRQLVSHKSILVNGKVVNVPSFKVAANDVVSIREKAKQQSRIKAALEVAEQREKPTWIEVDASKMEGTFKRMPERSDLSADINEHLIVELYSK from the coding sequence ATGGCAAGATATTTGGGTCCTAAGCTGAAGCTTAGCCGTCGCGAAGGTACTGACTTATTTCTTAAGTCTGGTGTCCGTGCGATCGATACCAAGTGTAAAATTGATAACGCACCAGGTGTACACGGCGCTCGTCGCGGTCGTCTATCTGAGTATGGCGTTCAGCTTCGCGAGAAGCAAAAAGTTCGTCGTATCTACGGCGTTCTAGAAAAACAATTCCGCAACTACTACAAAGAAGCTGCACGTCTTAAAGGCAACACAGGTGCAAACCTGCTTCAGCTTCTTGAAGGTCGTCTTGATAACGTAGTTTACCGTATGGGCTTTGGCGCTACTCGTGCTGAATCTCGTCAACTAGTTAGCCACAAGTCTATTCTAGTTAACGGTAAAGTTGTAAACGTTCCTTCTTTCAAAGTAGCGGCAAACGACGTTGTTTCTATCCGCGAGAAAGCTAAACAGCAATCTCGTATTAAAGCGGCTCTAGAAGTTGCTGAACAACGTGAAAAGCCAACTTGGATTGAAGTAGATGCTAGCAAGATGGAAGGTACATTCAAGCGTATGCCTGAGCGTTCTGACCTATCAGCTGACATCAATGAACACTTGATCGTCGAACTTTACTCTAAGTAA
- a CDS encoding FKBP-type peptidyl-prolyl cis-trans isomerase, with product MSEVKFETVGQKASYGIGLQMGQQLAGSGLEGLNVDAIAAGIATALVGDMPAIEVDEINNALQELHTRGEAARQELAKAAAADGEAFLSDNALRSEVTVLESGLQYEVLTEGTGEIPTADKQVRVHYHGELTDGTVFDSSVSRGQPAEFPVTGVIQGWVQALQMMPVGSKWKLYIPQDLAYGERGAGAAIPPFAALVFEVELLAIL from the coding sequence ATGTCTGAAGTAAAATTTGAAACTGTAGGGCAAAAAGCTAGCTACGGTATCGGTCTACAAATGGGCCAACAACTTGCTGGTTCTGGTCTTGAAGGCCTAAACGTTGACGCAATCGCTGCTGGTATCGCAACAGCTCTAGTTGGTGACATGCCAGCTATCGAAGTTGACGAAATCAACAACGCACTACAAGAGCTACACACTCGTGGTGAAGCTGCACGTCAAGAACTAGCTAAAGCTGCAGCTGCTGACGGCGAAGCTTTCCTATCTGACAACGCTCTTCGTTCAGAAGTAACAGTTCTTGAGTCTGGTCTTCAGTACGAAGTACTAACTGAAGGTACTGGCGAAATCCCTACTGCAGACAAGCAAGTACGTGTTCACTACCACGGCGAACTAACTGACGGTACTGTTTTCGACAGCTCTGTATCTCGCGGTCAACCTGCTGAATTCCCAGTAACTGGCGTAATTCAAGGTTGGGTACAAGCTCTACAAATGATGCCTGTTGGCTCTAAGTGGAAGCTATACATCCCTCAAGATCTAGCATACGGTGAGCGTGGCGCAGGTGCTGCAATCCCACCATTTGCTGCTCTAGTATTTGAAGTAGAACTTCTAGCTATTCTTTAA
- the rpsM gene encoding 30S ribosomal protein S13, protein MARIAGINIPDHKHSVIALTAIYGIGKTRSQAILAEVGIAEDAKISELTEEQIDQLRDGVAKYTVEGDLRREVSMNIKRLMDLGCYRGLRHRRSLPLRGQRTKTNARTRKGPRKPIKK, encoded by the coding sequence ATGGCCCGTATAGCCGGCATTAACATTCCTGATCATAAGCATTCTGTAATTGCACTTACTGCAATCTACGGTATTGGTAAAACTCGCTCTCAAGCTATTCTAGCTGAAGTGGGTATTGCTGAAGATGCTAAGATCAGTGAACTAACTGAAGAGCAGATCGATCAACTGCGTGATGGTGTAGCTAAATACACTGTAGAAGGTGATCTACGTCGTGAAGTATCGATGAACATCAAGCGTCTTATGGACCTTGGCTGTTACCGCGGTCTTCGTCATCGTCGCAGTCTACCACTACGTGGACAGCGTACTAAAACCAACGCTCGCACCCGTAAGGGTCCGCGCAAGCCGATCAAGAAATAG
- the rplQ gene encoding 50S ribosomal protein L17, translated as MRHRKSGRQLNRNSSHRKAMFSNMASSLVRHEVIKTTVPKAKELRRVIEPLITLAKTDSVANRRLAFARTRDNEVVAKLFNELGPRFAARQGGYTRILKCGFRTGDKAPMAYIELVDRPAAEEAAE; from the coding sequence ATGCGCCATCGTAAAAGTGGTCGTCAACTCAACCGCAACAGCAGTCATCGCAAAGCGATGTTCAGCAACATGGCTAGCTCTCTTGTTCGTCACGAAGTTATTAAAACTACCGTGCCTAAAGCAAAAGAACTACGTCGCGTAATTGAGCCGTTGATTACCCTAGCTAAGACAGACAGTGTTGCTAACCGTCGTCTTGCATTTGCTCGCACTCGTGATAACGAAGTGGTAGCAAAACTATTTAATGAACTAGGCCCGCGTTTCGCGGCTCGCCAAGGTGGTTACACTCGCATTCTTAAATGTGGTTTCCGTACTGGTGATAAAGCTCCAATGGCTTACATTGAGCTTGTAGACCGCCCAGCTGCTGAAGAAGCTGCTGAGTAA
- the rpsK gene encoding 30S ribosomal protein S11, producing the protein MAKQPTRARKRVRKQVADGVAHIHASFNNTIVTITDRQGNALAWATAGGSGFRGSRKSTPFAAQVAAERCGEMAKEYGLKNLEVMVKGPGPGRESTVRALNAAGFRITNIVDATPIPHNGCRPPKKRRV; encoded by the coding sequence ATGGCAAAACAACCAACTCGCGCGCGTAAGCGCGTACGCAAGCAAGTAGCTGATGGCGTAGCGCACATTCATGCTTCTTTCAACAACACAATCGTAACTATCACTGACCGTCAAGGCAACGCTCTTGCATGGGCTACAGCAGGTGGTTCAGGTTTCCGTGGTTCTCGTAAATCTACTCCGTTCGCAGCACAAGTTGCAGCTGAGCGTTGTGGTGAAATGGCTAAAGAATATGGCCTAAAGAACTTGGAAGTTATGGTTAAGGGTCCAGGTCCAGGTCGCGAATCTACAGTTCGTGCACTGAACGCTGCTGGTTTCCGTATCACTAACATTGTTGATGCGACACCAATCCCTCATAACGGTTGTCGTCCACCTAAGAAACGTCGCGTTTAA